A region of Allocoleopsis franciscana PCC 7113 DNA encodes the following proteins:
- a CDS encoding TIGR04168 family protein, giving the protein MTSYHINPVKIAVVGDVHEQWENEDAIALKQLGVDLVLFVGDFGNESVEIVRRIAALDLPKAAIMGNHDAWYTASDWGRKRCPYDRNKEDWVQEQLDLLGETHLGYGYLDFPQFQLSVVGSRPFSWGGEVWKNQEFYQERYGVNSFGESVERIVAAAQSAAYETIIFLGHNGPTGLGDKAEDPCGRDWQPLGGDHGDPDLAEAIAQTQALGKNVAFVTFGHMHHSLRHTKEQRRKAIVASPEGTVYWNGASVPRIIQTETNRLRNFSLVSLEANGVSQISLVWVGQDYSVVSEQVFYQRPEAVEVQPVYS; this is encoded by the coding sequence ATGACCAGTTATCACATTAATCCCGTCAAAATTGCAGTTGTCGGGGACGTCCACGAGCAATGGGAAAACGAGGATGCGATCGCTCTTAAGCAGTTAGGCGTTGACCTCGTTCTATTTGTGGGAGATTTTGGCAATGAATCGGTTGAAATCGTGCGAAGGATTGCTGCTCTCGACCTTCCTAAAGCCGCAATTATGGGCAATCATGATGCCTGGTATACGGCTTCGGATTGGGGACGAAAGCGTTGCCCTTACGACCGAAACAAGGAAGATTGGGTACAGGAGCAATTAGATTTGCTGGGAGAGACTCATCTGGGTTATGGGTACTTGGATTTTCCCCAATTTCAACTTTCTGTGGTGGGGAGTCGTCCGTTTAGTTGGGGTGGAGAAGTTTGGAAGAATCAGGAATTCTATCAAGAACGATATGGCGTTAACAGTTTTGGGGAGTCGGTTGAACGCATCGTGGCAGCAGCGCAGAGTGCGGCTTATGAGACCATTATTTTTTTAGGTCACAATGGCCCCACTGGCTTAGGTGACAAGGCTGAAGACCCCTGTGGTCGAGACTGGCAACCTTTAGGTGGTGATCATGGTGACCCGGATTTGGCAGAAGCGATCGCACAAACTCAGGCGCTAGGTAAAAATGTTGCTTTTGTTACCTTTGGTCACATGCACCATTCTCTACGCCATACCAAAGAGCAACGACGAAAGGCAATTGTGGCGAGTCCAGAGGGGACTGTCTACTGGAATGGTGCCAGTGTCCCCCGGATTATCCAAACGGAAACGAACAGACTGCGTAATTTTTCCCTGGTGTCCCTGGAGGCGAATGGGGTTTCCCAAATCTCCCTGGTTTGGGTGGGTCAAGACTATTCAGTCGTATCTGAACAGGTGTTCTATCAACGTCCTGAAGCGGTGGAAGTGCAACCGGTTTATAGTTAG
- a CDS encoding helix-turn-helix domain-containing protein gives MGRAGKALKQVLENYDITQNRLAVEMGISRSSVHRWVYEIGDPVADAVIDIRDALHKINSEAAEEFIRLYLGVVGEEKE, from the coding sequence ATGGGAAGAGCAGGCAAAGCCCTTAAGCAAGTATTGGAAAACTACGACATTACTCAGAATCGATTAGCTGTGGAGATGGGGATTAGTCGCTCTAGCGTTCACCGTTGGGTTTATGAAATTGGCGATCCTGTGGCTGATGCAGTGATTGATATTCGAGATGCGCTTCACAAGATTAATTCAGAGGCGGCTGAGGAGTTTATCAGGCTTTACCTTGGTGTTGTAGGTGAGGAGAAGGAGTAG
- a CDS encoding endonuclease domain-containing protein: MTKLYNRASEKAKRQQLRQNMTKAEFMIWQKLKGKQIEGCKFRSQYGVGQFVIDFYCPELKLAIEIDGDSHFQDGAQEYDRERQAFIESVGIRFLRFTNNEVYDNLEGVLERITQEIWELW; encoded by the coding sequence ATGACCAAACTTTATAACAGAGCATCCGAAAAAGCGAAACGACAACAGCTTCGGCAGAATATGACAAAAGCTGAATTTATGATTTGGCAAAAACTCAAAGGTAAGCAGATTGAAGGCTGTAAGTTTCGCAGCCAATATGGTGTCGGTCAGTTCGTTATTGATTTTTATTGCCCTGAACTTAAACTAGCGATAGAAATTGATGGAGACAGCCATTTTCAAGATGGCGCACAAGAATATGATCGGGAAAGACAGGCTTTTATTGAATCTGTTGGGATTAGGTTTTTAAGGTTTACGAATAATGAGGTGTACGATAATTTGGAAGGGGTTTTGGAGAGGATTACTCAGGAAATTTGGGAATTATGGTGA
- a CDS encoding Rho termination factor N-terminal domain-containing protein, whose product MSNLSDIGNLMHLYMDEIQPGEGTDAPEFLITATAKTLNKLGGRNWVPVIVKEIGEDQYEVIGNSFIYAVAEEAGLEKVWCIIADSSNETVELTKVLSGEVTPKINLSTATRDDIKAALQYLIEKPGAELKGVKLLIATDRIDEAPRQYWKTLDPITTLKCGITKGKKLNALKEVFYLTPQPMPEVIKESTSLNTLTAGELRDMAKKRGIAGYSKKRKNDLIELLSQ is encoded by the coding sequence ATGAGCAACTTAAGTGATATTGGTAACTTAATGCATCTGTACATGGATGAAATTCAACCTGGTGAAGGGACAGATGCTCCTGAATTTTTGATTACCGCTACAGCAAAAACTCTCAACAAGTTAGGCGGTCGTAATTGGGTTCCTGTAATTGTCAAAGAAATTGGCGAAGACCAATATGAAGTCATTGGCAACTCATTTATCTATGCTGTTGCTGAAGAAGCGGGTTTAGAGAAAGTCTGGTGCATTATTGCTGATTCTAGTAACGAAACTGTAGAACTGACTAAAGTTCTATCAGGCGAAGTAACACCAAAAATCAACCTTTCTACAGCCACGAGAGATGACATTAAAGCTGCACTCCAATATTTAATTGAAAAACCTGGTGCTGAACTTAAGGGAGTTAAGCTTTTGATTGCTACCGATCGCATTGATGAAGCTCCTCGTCAGTACTGGAAAACACTAGACCCAATTACAACACTCAAGTGTGGTATTACCAAAGGTAAGAAGCTAAATGCTTTAAAGGAAGTCTTCTACTTAACCCCTCAACCCATGCCTGAAGTTATCAAAGAGTCTACTAGCTTAAACACCCTAACTGCTGGAGAGCTGAGAGATATGGCTAAAAAGCGTGGGATAGCTGGCTACAGCAAGAAGAGGAAGAACGACTTAATTGAATTACTTAGCCAGTAA
- a CDS encoding phytoene desaturase family protein translates to MEIGEAALSLDVIVIGSGIGGLTCASLLARYGKRVLVCESHAIAGGAAHSFKRRGFEFDSGPSFYCGLSDQRPSLNPLRQVLDVLGESLQVVSYDPLGYYHFPEETFPVYSNATRYREAVAQITPQGARELQGFEKRLLLLYDCLRDIPTLALRADWQLIPVLLGRYLPSLFKMLPQLGIIQGSVGDVMDKEVCDPWVRRLIDLECFLLSGLKAHGTIAPEVAFMLGERTRAGVEYPVGGSGAIVDALVRGLTRWGGELRLNAHVEQILVEADKVVGVRLRQGEILKAPVVISNATIWDTFVGVNGRLPLLRPDDLPQSYQQLALETPAVDSFMHLHLGIRAEGLEGLTGHHVVVHDRNKDITEAGNTCMISIPSVWDANLAPEGHHTVHAYTLEPYEGWQRDEGYEERKKARSQPLFRALERIIPDIRQRIVLELIGTPLTHAHYLRRYQGTYGPAIAAGKGMFPSCQTPIAGLYRVGDSTMPGIGVPAVAASGILCANTLVTPQQTSELLGSLSNK, encoded by the coding sequence ATGGAAATCGGAGAAGCAGCATTGAGCCTTGATGTAATTGTTATTGGTAGTGGGATTGGCGGCTTAACATGTGCCTCTCTACTGGCGCGGTACGGTAAGCGAGTGCTGGTGTGCGAGAGCCATGCGATCGCTGGAGGTGCCGCTCATAGTTTTAAACGGCGGGGGTTTGAGTTTGATTCGGGTCCTTCGTTTTACTGCGGGCTAAGTGACCAACGTCCCAGCCTCAACCCTTTGCGGCAAGTATTGGACGTTCTCGGAGAATCGTTGCAAGTCGTTTCCTACGACCCCTTGGGATATTACCATTTTCCGGAAGAAACGTTTCCAGTTTACAGCAATGCTACTCGCTATCGAGAGGCTGTTGCTCAGATTACACCCCAAGGAGCTAGGGAACTCCAAGGATTTGAAAAACGTTTGTTGCTTCTCTATGACTGCTTACGGGATATCCCAACCCTTGCCCTGAGAGCCGATTGGCAGCTCATTCCTGTCTTATTAGGACGCTATTTGCCCTCCCTGTTCAAAATGCTACCCCAACTGGGTATCATCCAGGGTTCCGTCGGGGATGTGATGGACAAAGAGGTTTGTGACCCTTGGGTGCGGCGATTGATTGATTTAGAGTGCTTTCTCCTATCTGGACTAAAGGCACACGGCACGATCGCACCTGAAGTAGCATTTATGTTAGGCGAACGCACCCGCGCAGGCGTGGAGTATCCCGTTGGGGGCAGTGGGGCAATTGTTGACGCTTTGGTACGCGGCTTAACACGCTGGGGAGGCGAGTTGCGACTGAATGCTCACGTCGAGCAAATTCTGGTAGAAGCCGATAAAGTCGTTGGAGTACGGTTACGCCAAGGAGAAATCCTCAAAGCCCCTGTGGTCATCTCCAATGCCACGATTTGGGATACTTTTGTAGGAGTAAACGGTCGTTTGCCCCTACTGCGTCCGGACGATTTGCCCCAGTCTTACCAACAGTTAGCTTTAGAGACACCTGCGGTTGATAGTTTCATGCACTTACACCTGGGTATCCGGGCAGAGGGATTAGAGGGGCTAACGGGACATCATGTCGTTGTTCACGATCGCAACAAGGATATTACAGAAGCGGGAAATACCTGTATGATTTCCATCCCCTCCGTGTGGGATGCCAATCTCGCCCCAGAGGGGCATCATACGGTTCATGCCTATACTTTAGAACCTTACGAAGGATGGCAACGGGATGAGGGGTATGAGGAAAGGAAGAAAGCGCGATCGCAACCCTTATTTCGTGCCTTGGAACGCATTATTCCCGATATCCGACAACGCATCGTCTTAGAACTGATTGGCACCCCCCTAACTCACGCCCACTACTTGCGCCGTTATCAAGGAACCTATGGCCCTGCGATCGCGGCTGGTAAAGGCATGTTTCCCAGTTGCCAAACCCCTATTGCTGGTTTATATCGTGTCGGTGATAGCACCATGCCGGGGATTGGAGTTCCTGCGGTTGCAGCATCCGGCATCCTCTGTGCCAATACCTTGGTTACCCCTCAACAAACATCTGAATTATTGGGAAGTCTAAGCAACAAGTGA
- a CDS encoding glycoside hydrolase 100 family protein yields MNSRIVEEAQARLKQSIMTYQQQPVGTVAAKEDVLEEEQLNYGHCFVRDFVPSGLAFLMQGEREIVRNFLEFTLALQSDRAGLKKGQGLFGEVRQHWQGKELLIDGIRLGEGLMPASFEVTSNQEIEPDFGQRAIGRVTPVDSGLWWIILLRAYEKACQIANRPEEKIAHRIEFQRGIQLILDICLSKRFDMTPTMLVPEAAFMIDRRMGVYGHPLEIQSLFHHALRAARYELLVNESYIEKREVDSRLPLLTKYIRERYWLDPKRVRAIYRYQTEEFGETALNKFNIYENSVPEWVLPWVDRKGGYLVGNLGVGWIDFRFFSQGNLLSIISGLATPEQSNSIMHLIELQWSKLMGNMPMKLCYPALEERDWESITGCDPKNVPWSYHNGGSWPVLLWSLTAAALKTKKIEIAERAIQQAEHYLLDDEWPEYYDGKNGDVIGREARLYQTWTIAGYLVAKYLIQDRDHLKLITFGDEPELGEE; encoded by the coding sequence ATGAACAGCAGAATAGTAGAAGAAGCGCAAGCAAGGCTGAAGCAGTCCATTATGACTTATCAGCAACAGCCAGTCGGGACGGTAGCAGCGAAGGAAGACGTTCTTGAAGAAGAACAACTCAACTATGGACATTGTTTTGTCCGCGATTTTGTTCCTTCAGGGCTTGCCTTTCTCATGCAAGGAGAACGAGAAATCGTCCGGAATTTTCTTGAATTTACCTTAGCCTTGCAGTCTGATAGAGCTGGGTTAAAGAAAGGTCAAGGGTTATTTGGTGAAGTCAGACAACACTGGCAGGGGAAAGAACTTCTGATTGATGGAATTCGGTTAGGCGAAGGTTTAATGCCGGCTAGCTTTGAAGTAACATCAAATCAAGAAATTGAACCTGATTTTGGTCAGCGAGCGATTGGCAGAGTAACACCCGTTGATTCAGGTTTGTGGTGGATTATTTTGTTACGAGCTTATGAAAAAGCTTGTCAAATAGCCAACCGACCAGAAGAAAAGATTGCTCATCGAATCGAATTCCAACGGGGCATTCAATTAATTCTGGATATTTGCTTGAGTAAGCGATTTGACATGACCCCAACCATGTTAGTGCCAGAAGCGGCATTTATGATTGACCGTCGGATGGGAGTTTATGGACATCCGTTGGAAATTCAATCATTATTTCATCATGCTTTACGTGCTGCTCGTTATGAATTGCTCGTTAATGAAAGCTATATTGAAAAGCGGGAAGTGGATAGTCGGTTGCCGTTGCTGACGAAATACATTCGAGAACGGTATTGGCTAGACCCCAAACGAGTGAGGGCAATCTATCGTTACCAGACGGAAGAGTTTGGGGAAACGGCTTTAAATAAGTTCAATATCTACGAGAATTCTGTTCCTGAATGGGTACTACCTTGGGTAGACAGAAAAGGAGGTTATTTAGTTGGAAATTTGGGTGTTGGCTGGATAGATTTTCGTTTTTTCTCTCAAGGTAACTTGCTCAGTATTATTTCTGGGCTAGCTACACCTGAGCAGTCAAACAGCATTATGCATTTAATTGAACTGCAATGGTCGAAGTTGATGGGAAATATGCCGATGAAGCTGTGTTATCCAGCCCTAGAGGAACGCGATTGGGAGAGTATTACGGGATGCGACCCCAAAAATGTCCCCTGGTCGTACCACAATGGTGGAAGTTGGCCTGTTTTGCTCTGGTCTTTAACAGCAGCAGCTCTAAAAACAAAGAAAATAGAGATAGCTGAACGTGCCATTCAACAGGCTGAACATTACTTATTAGATGATGAGTGGCCTGAATATTATGATGGAAAGAATGGCGATGTCATTGGCAGAGAGGCGAGACTTTATCAAACCTGGACAATTGCTGGATATTTAGTTGCCAAGTACCTGATTCAAGACCGCGATCATTTGAAATTAATTACCTTTGGTGATGAACCTGAATTAGGTGAGGAATGA
- a CDS encoding tRNA(His) guanylyltransferase Thg1 family protein, with amino-acid sequence MDNDRFEHKMRSLEYFHSLRLLPGAWVVIRVDGRGFSRFTESRFEKPFDLEFHRVMVQTASALLEELHGIYAYTESDEISVLFRPNWDLFDRSLEKIVSISASIASATFTHISGSVVNFDSRVWLGVDKSQVVDYFRWRQADATRCALNGWCYWTLRKAGESKRSATATLEGQSIAFKNELLFQHGINFNALPTWQRRGVGLYWEDYEKSGFDPVREQEVVVTRHRIKVDEELPMKEAYDEFIARLIK; translated from the coding sequence ATGGATAATGATCGCTTTGAACACAAAATGCGTTCTTTGGAGTACTTTCACTCCCTACGCCTCTTGCCTGGTGCTTGGGTCGTAATTCGTGTGGATGGTCGTGGGTTCTCGCGCTTTACAGAGTCACGATTTGAGAAGCCGTTTGATTTGGAGTTTCACAGGGTAATGGTGCAAACGGCTTCAGCGCTGTTAGAAGAACTTCACGGAATTTACGCCTACACAGAAAGCGATGAAATTTCTGTGTTATTTCGTCCGAACTGGGATTTGTTTGACCGCAGTTTGGAAAAAATTGTTTCAATTTCTGCCAGTATTGCCAGTGCAACTTTTACCCATATCTCTGGAAGTGTCGTCAATTTTGATAGCCGCGTCTGGTTAGGGGTAGACAAGTCACAAGTCGTGGATTACTTTCGTTGGCGGCAGGCAGATGCCACTCGTTGTGCGTTAAATGGTTGGTGTTACTGGACGCTACGCAAAGCAGGCGAAAGCAAAAGGTCTGCGACAGCAACGCTGGAGGGTCAGTCCATTGCCTTCAAAAACGAGTTGCTTTTTCAGCATGGTATCAATTTCAATGCGTTACCTACCTGGCAGCGTCGAGGGGTGGGTTTGTACTGGGAAGACTACGAGAAATCAGGCTTCGATCCGGTTCGGGAACAAGAAGTTGTAGTGACACGGCATCGGATCAAAGTGGATGAAGAATTGCCGATGAAAGAGGCTTATGATGAGTTTATTGCTCGCCTGATCAAATAG
- a CDS encoding ATP-binding protein, protein MELVILIGLQASGKSTFFHQYWAATHELVSKDLMRNNKNRARRQAQLVEAALQASRSVVVDNTNPTVEERASLIELGKLYGAQILGYYFQSKVSDCLERNQQRTGKARVPDVGIFATNQKLVPPSYAEGFHQLFYVKMADNSAFEIRAWTEVEVADG, encoded by the coding sequence ATGGAGTTAGTCATCTTGATCGGTCTACAAGCTTCGGGGAAGAGTACCTTCTTCCATCAGTATTGGGCGGCAACCCACGAACTTGTGAGTAAAGACTTGATGCGGAACAATAAAAATCGTGCTAGAAGGCAAGCACAGCTCGTTGAAGCGGCACTACAAGCGAGTCGTTCTGTTGTCGTTGATAATACCAACCCAACAGTTGAGGAACGAGCCTCACTCATTGAACTAGGCAAGCTATACGGCGCTCAGATTTTGGGATATTACTTTCAATCCAAAGTCAGTGATTGTCTGGAACGCAACCAGCAACGCACGGGTAAAGCCAGAGTACCCGATGTAGGAATTTTCGCCACAAATCAGAAGTTAGTCCCCCCTTCTTATGCGGAGGGCTTCCATCAACTGTTTTATGTGAAGATGGCGGATAACTCGGCTTTTGAGATTCGTGCGTGGACTGAAGTGGAGGTCGCTGATGGATAA
- a CDS encoding thiamine phosphate synthase, translating to MSAQYSSRRWQEPAICRILDANLDRAREGLRIIEEWCRFGLNSGSLAQECKQMRQELASWHTQEIRASRDTPQDPGTDLTHPKEEQRSSIEQLLQANLCRVEEALRVLEEYGKLYHPEMGAVFKQMRYRVYTLESNLLTYRRHQLLERSHLYLVTSASEQLFTTVEAALQGGLTLVQYREKTADDTERLSYAQKLCQMCHHYGALFIMNDRVDLALAVDADGVHLGQQDIPIALARQLLGSQRLIGRSTTNPEEMRRAIDEGADYIGVGPIYETPTKEGKAAAGLEYVQYAAKQATIPWFAIGGIDPSNINEVLGAGAQRVAIVRAIMQADQPTLVTQYFLSQLTRQHTLRSIEARVTQSHV from the coding sequence ATGAGCGCTCAATACAGCAGTCGTAGATGGCAAGAGCCAGCTATTTGCCGCATTTTAGACGCCAATTTAGACCGAGCGAGAGAAGGCTTGCGAATTATTGAAGAGTGGTGCCGTTTTGGTCTCAATAGCGGCTCACTGGCACAAGAATGCAAGCAAATGCGCCAGGAATTAGCTAGCTGGCATACTCAAGAAATTCGGGCATCACGGGATACTCCACAAGACCCTGGCACCGATTTGACTCACCCGAAGGAAGAACAGCGCTCCAGTATTGAGCAGCTTTTGCAGGCTAATCTTTGCCGAGTGGAAGAAGCGCTGCGGGTGTTGGAAGAATACGGCAAGCTTTATCACCCAGAGATGGGTGCAGTCTTTAAGCAGATGCGCTACCGAGTTTATACATTGGAGAGCAATTTGCTGACCTATCGGCGTCATCAACTCTTGGAGCGATCGCATCTTTACCTGGTTACGTCTGCTTCAGAACAGCTATTTACCACGGTAGAAGCGGCGCTTCAAGGTGGACTCACCCTGGTACAGTACCGAGAAAAAACCGCAGACGATACGGAGAGGCTCTCCTATGCCCAGAAACTATGCCAGATGTGCCATCACTACGGGGCGTTGTTTATCATGAACGACCGGGTCGATTTAGCCTTGGCGGTGGATGCGGATGGTGTGCATTTAGGGCAACAGGATATCCCGATCGCCCTAGCACGGCAACTCCTTGGCTCCCAGCGCCTCATTGGTCGCTCGACCACCAATCCGGAGGAAATGCGACGTGCGATTGATGAAGGTGCAGACTATATCGGTGTGGGGCCGATTTATGAGACGCCGACCAAAGAAGGGAAGGCCGCAGCGGGTTTGGAGTATGTGCAATATGCCGCTAAGCAGGCCACCATACCCTGGTTTGCGATCGGAGGCATCGATCCAAGTAATATTAACGAGGTTCTAGGAGCCGGTGCCCAGCGAGTAGCCATTGTGCGTGCCATCATGCAAGCTGACCAACCGACCCTAGTCACGCAGTACTTTTTGTCTCAACTCACACGACAGCACACTCTCCGTAGCATCGAAGCCCGTGTCACTCAATCTCATGTCTAA
- the thiS gene encoding sulfur carrier protein ThiS: MSNTSDRITLQVNGETRTCEPHTLLPQLLEQLGLNPRLVAVEYNGEILHRQYWSETQIQEGDKLEIVTIVGGG; the protein is encoded by the coding sequence ATGTCTAACACAAGCGATCGCATTACTCTTCAAGTAAATGGTGAAACCCGTACCTGTGAACCCCACACTTTGCTTCCGCAACTTCTAGAACAGTTAGGCTTAAATCCCCGCCTAGTCGCCGTGGAGTATAACGGCGAGATTCTCCATCGGCAATATTGGTCCGAAACTCAAATCCAGGAGGGCGACAAGCTGGAAATTGTCACGATTGTTGGGGGTGGGTAA
- a CDS encoding DUF1517 domain-containing protein, with protein MRNKIFSAIKPFLKSLFLFGLICSLVLGNAGNALAARSGGRIGGGSFRAPSRTYSPPSGGYRSPGGGYGYGYGYGGGFGGSFFLMPFLFGGGFGSIFGILIFFAIANFLVQTFRRMGEGGDNDVPGYSNPKISVGRVQVGLLEGARGLQKELDELALSADTGSAQGRAQVLQESTLALLRHPEYWVYGAAQSQQTALEAAEAKFNQFALAERSKFTAETLSNVNNQLRDGSSQTSLPADGGQIVGAEAPGEYIVVTLVVGTQGKLELPTINSSDDLRQALRQMGSISSERLLAVEILWTPQAEGDTLTSDDLMAEYPDLKLV; from the coding sequence ATGCGTAACAAAATTTTTTCAGCGATTAAACCTTTTTTGAAATCCCTTTTTCTATTTGGGCTGATCTGTTCCCTCGTTTTGGGGAACGCCGGTAATGCCCTAGCCGCGAGAAGTGGGGGTCGGATTGGGGGTGGTTCATTCCGTGCCCCCAGTCGTACCTACTCACCTCCGAGTGGTGGTTACCGCTCACCGGGTGGCGGCTATGGTTATGGTTATGGATATGGCGGCGGATTTGGAGGGTCGTTCTTTCTGATGCCCTTCTTATTTGGCGGTGGATTTGGCAGTATATTCGGTATCCTGATTTTTTTTGCGATCGCTAATTTCTTGGTACAAACCTTCCGCCGCATGGGTGAGGGTGGCGATAATGATGTTCCAGGCTACAGCAACCCCAAGATTTCCGTCGGTCGGGTACAAGTAGGTCTGTTAGAAGGGGCGCGTGGTCTCCAGAAAGAGTTAGATGAGTTAGCGCTGAGTGCGGATACAGGTTCTGCTCAAGGGAGAGCTCAAGTTCTGCAAGAGTCAACTTTAGCTTTACTGCGTCACCCTGAATACTGGGTTTATGGTGCGGCTCAATCTCAACAAACTGCACTGGAAGCGGCAGAAGCCAAATTTAATCAATTTGCACTGGCGGAGCGGAGCAAGTTTACCGCAGAAACCCTCTCGAATGTCAACAATCAACTTAGAGACGGTTCTTCTCAGACTTCTTTACCGGCTGATGGTGGACAAATCGTTGGCGCAGAGGCACCGGGTGAATACATTGTCGTTACCCTGGTGGTCGGGACTCAAGGCAAGCTGGAACTCCCAACCATCAATAGCTCAGATGACCTGCGTCAAGCTCTGCGTCAAATGGGTAGTATTTCTAGTGAGCGGTTACTGGCTGTAGAAATTCTCTGGACACCTCAAGCCGAAGGCGATACTCTCACCTCAGATGACTTGATGGCTGAGTATCCAGACCTGAAGCTCGTTTAA